The Candidatus Rokuibacteriota bacterium genomic sequence GCTGCCGTGCGGCGGGAAGCCTGGTGCTGGTGGACGGGGCCCAGGCCGTCCCCCACCTGCCGGTGAACGTGGCCGGGCTCGGCCCCGACTTCTACGTCTTCTCGGGTCACAAGATGCTCGGGCCCACCGGGATCGGGATCCTCTACGGCCGGCGCGAGGTGCTGGAGCGGCTGCAGCCAGCCTGGGGCGGCGGCGAGATGATCCGGGAGGTATGGCTCGACCGTGCCGAGTGGAACGATCTCCCCTGGCGCTTCGAGCCCGGCACCCCGCCGATCGCCGGCGCCGTGGGGCTCGGGGTGGCGATCGAGTACCTCTCCAAGCTCGGGATGGAGCGCGTCCTGGCCCACGAGCAGGAGCTGACCCGGCTCTGCCTGGATCGCCTGGAGGGGCTGGCGGAGGTCGCGCGGTACGGGCCCCGAAACCCGGAGACGCGGGGCGCTGTCGTCGCCTTCAACGTCCGGGGGCTCCATCCGCACGACGGCGCCGCGCTCCTTGACCAGGACGGGATCGCGGTGCGGGCCGGGCATCACTGCGCCATGCCACTCATGCGGAGGCTGGGCGTCGTCGGGACCCTCCGGGCGAGCTTCTCGGTGTTCAACACGCCCGAGGAGGTCGAGTTCTTGGCCCGCTCGGTTTCGGCGCTCAAGTTTCAACTCTGAGCCTCCGCAGGGTCCGTTCGGAGTCAGGGTGAGCAGGCTCTCGCCGCCCGACGCTTTCTCGT encodes the following:
- a CDS encoding cysteine desulfurase; translation: MTLALQTRPDFPILERLVNGRPLVYLDSAASSQKPRQVIEAVRLYYERSHANVHRSIHTLGEEATALLEAARDGVREFIGAEHREEVVFTRGTTDAINLVAQAVGRTLAPGDEILVTEMEHHSNLIPWQMLARDRGVRLKAVPIAGEGFLDLEALDRLLTDRTRLVAVTHVSNVLGTINPVAAIVARCRAAGSLVLVDGAQAVPHLPVNVAGLGPDFYVFSGHKMLGPTGIGILYGRREVLERLQPAWGGGEMIREVWLDRAEWNDLPWRFEPGTPPIAGAVGLGVAIEYLSKLGMERVLAHEQELTRLCLDRLEGLAEVARYGPRNPETRGAVVAFNVRGLHPHDGAALLDQDGIAVRAGHHCAMPLMRRLGVVGTLRASFSVFNTPEEVEFLARSVSALKFQL